Proteins encoded by one window of Lasioglossum baleicum unplaced genomic scaffold, iyLasBale1 scaffold0353, whole genome shotgun sequence:
- the LOC143220193 gene encoding uncharacterized protein LOC143220193, which yields MNTSVTETFEAVLERQTQAFAQLTKILANTKKKGVDNYTVEYLDTRLTMYQETWTQITSFNGYLQAYRKADRTKEDLPYFKAGTMDRMEDAYLDGWSYLREQLAHLRPPITPPAANSSMAFPASMVTRPAHVKLPRIELPKFDGDYTRWKSFESRFNSAVIVNETLTGSERLQYLLSALSGEALESIQHLDVTDANFQIGWTRLKEIYDNERVIVHTLMQKLYSLKSIKLSQLDSLNQFTIHYRNTLEALYKLGRGTKEDHLVYFVSSKFDRELETEWNKTLGDARTYPTYAAMEKFVLEQTAAVKMSNQPTQQLQSSAGPAKPLRQKTNAHVIEESRPSPTCFLCKEAHVPRDCSMFRSLSPLARFETLKSQHACINCLGANHTVSNCPSTNVCRQCGEKHHTLLHRGESRALSRPKTSGYRNHASSVQPSRLDASTTLQTPLSAQAPARPVNSEEIGSNVATHFAEASPNGIQTVLLATAMVKVFAPNGQSRLARALLDQGSQSSFVSTNLVQQLRLQKVRAPISVTGLGGERTSTIDYSVQLQIGSSKQESPALLTRAFIVRGITQYAPPAIQMENYSALFDLALADPEPASKQRIELLLGADIFAQILRPGVRLPSNQGPIAQNTVFGWILSGCINTPENHRVAVTTHHGTITDPLERALTRFWETEAVPETRILTPLEIECERHFEKTYSRDATGRFVVRLPFLKSVPEDFLGDSLRGATASLARLTRKLRENEAVKCEYNAFIREYESLGHMNRLDGVDRSRNYIPHRAVLREESLTTKLRVVFNASSQTSSGYSLNDILLTGPKLQLDITHILLAWRIHKYVLVADIEKMFRQILIHPQDRKYQCILWRSESTGNLETFELNTVTYGTACAPYLSMRVIQEVNKLEGSEYPLASPILRNSVYVDDVFMGAPDKQLLEQTRIQVCQLLSRGGFNLRNWAGNDAESLRNIPAATHSHAVDLRIFNASELKVLGIRWIPSDDTFYFDLQKLAVRKEKMSKRELLSEIATLFDPLGWLSPIVVRAKILMQQQWLERISWDDCVSDDTRETWNLFCMDWRALTAMRVPRWIQYAPDSLEIQLHGFSDASRAAFSCAIYARVTSLTGETHTTLLTAKSRVAPIKTVSIPILELNGAVMLTELAAHVTHSIGIPVTKTVCWTDSTIVLAWLRKHPAAWKTMVANRTSKIHSTLPNAVWRHVPTHYNPADLNSRGVSAEALLSSTLWIEGPSWLKRDEEDWPVQQTYETEEEKCKTAVHNTVTIKDWDALSRFSSWQRLIRVFCHVRRFINTVRKQTSTAPPSFLTVSELRDSEITILRIIQRSSFATEIAAFARNKPLTSGSSLLPLSPFIDQCGVVRVGGRLRNSFLPWETKHPAILPKHHVSDLIIRESHLLSLHGGNQITTYTTRQKYWILGLRNSVRRVIHKCVKCARWRAETATQVMQDLVTSRCRPSPPFSHIGVDYAGPYQVRDAPGRGKRTYKKYIAVFICFATHAVHLELVDDCSTAAFLAAFDRFTSRRGVPQTITSDNGTNFVGASNELARHFVEVTNSPELKNRCSTLLIQWKFYPPGAPHHGGMQEAAVRSTKHHLRRIMGSFASTSEEMSTLLCKVEATLNSRPITRVRDDPECLEILTPGHFLTGSPLISRPVPPVIDEPTTHLSRWQQVQKFHELLWRVWSREYLQELQSRYKWQTEQKDLTVGAVVLLDNPLLPPNKWELGRVVKTFPGKDGHVRVVEVKTASSTYKRPITRVCQLPVNN from the coding sequence ATGAATACAAGTGTCACGGAGACCTTCGAAGCGGTGCTGGAGCGGCAAACACAGGCGTTTGCTCAACTCACGAAAATATTGGCGAATACGAAGAAAAAAGGGGTCGACAACTACACCGTGGAGTATCTGGACACCAGGCTGACCATGTATCAGGAGACCTGGACCCAGATTACTTCTTTCAACGGGTACCTCCAAGCGTACCGGAAAGCGGACCGGACGAAAGAAGACCTACCTTACTTCAAGGCCGGAACAATGGATCGGATGGAGGACGCGTACCTTGATGGCTGGTCCTACCTACGGGAGCAGCTGGCCCATCTACGCCCCCCCATCACACCCCCTGCGGCGAATTCATCTATGGCGTTTCCAGCTAGCATGGTAACTCGTCCCGCGCATGTTAAATTACCCCGGATCGAACTCCCGAAATTTGACGGCGATTACACGCGTTGGAAATCGTTCGAATCGCGATTCAATTCCGCGGTAATTGTAAACGAAACCTTGACGGGCTCAGAACGATTGCAGTACTTGCTTAGCGCATTGTCGGGCGAAGCACTAGAATCGATACAGCACCTCGATGTAACGGACGCGAACTTCCAGATCGGCTGGACACGTCTCAAGGAAATTTACGATAACGAACGAGTCATTGTACATACGCTGATGCAAAAACTTTATTCCTTGAAATCGATCAAATTGTCGCAGCTCGACTCGCTGAATCAGTTCACGATTCATTATCGTAACACCCTCGAGGCGTTGTACAAGTTAGGTAGAGGCACGAAAGAGGATCAtctcgtttatttcgtttcgAGCAAGTTCGACCGCGAATTAGAAACGGAGTGGAACAAAACCCTCGGAGATGCACGAACCTACCCAACATACGCGGCGATGGAAAAGTTTGTTTTAGAACAAACCGCGGCGGTTAAGATGTCCAATCAACCGACGCAACAACTACAATCCTCCGCGGGTCCTGCGAAACCGTTACGACAAAAAACGAACGCGCACGTGATTGAAGAAAGTAGGCCGTCTCCTACTTGCTTTCTTTGCAAAGAAGCGCACGTACCCCGCGACTGTAGCATGTTCCGTAGCCTCTCGCCACTAGCGCGCTTCGAGACGCTGAAAAGTCAACACGCGTGCATAAATTGCCTCGGCGCGAATCACACCGTGTCGAATTGCCCGAGCACAAACGTGTGTAGACAGTGTGGTGAAAAGCACCACACATTGCTGCACCGCGGAGAATCCAGGGCCCTCAGCAGACCCAAAACGAGTGGTTACCGAAACCATGCATCTTCGGTCCAGCCCTCGAGATTAGACGCGTCTACCACTCTTCAGACACCGTTATCGGCTCAAGCCCCTGCGCGGCCCGTGAATTCAGAAGAAATCGGTAGTAACGTTGCGACACATTTCGCCGAAGCCAGTCCGAATGGCATTCAGACTGTCCTACTGGCTACCGCAATGGTCAAAGTTTTCGCGCCCAACGGTCAGTCGCGATTAGCCCGCGCGCTATTAGACCAGGGGTCTCAATCCTCGTTCGTGTCCACCAATCTTGTACAGCAGCTACGTTTACAAAAAGTCCGAGCACCGATTTCCGTGACTGGTCTCGGCGGCGAACGAACAAGCACCATTGATTATAGTGTGCAACTGCAGATAGGTTCGTCCAAACAGGAGTCACCAGCACTGTTAACCCGTGCGTTCATAGTGCGCGGTATAACGCAGTACGCGCCGCCGGCGATCCAGATGGAAAATTACAGCGCCCTGTTCGATCTCGCGCTCGCGGACCCCGAGCCCGCATCAAAGCAACGTATCGAATTGCTCCTAGGCGCGGATATCTTCGCGCAAATTCTACGACCTGGCGTTCGACTCCCCAGTAACCAAGGACCGATTGCGCAAAATACGGTATTCGGTTGGATCTTGTCCGGATGCATCAACACCCCGGAAAACCATCGCGTCGCGGTTACCACGCATCACGGGACAATCACGGATCCACTCGAACGTGCGTTAACTCGTTTTTGGGAAACGGAAGCGGTCCCTGAAACGCGTATCCTCACTCCCTTGGAAATAGAATGCGAGCGGCACTTCGAAAAAACCTACTCGCGCGACGCTACCGGCAGATTCGTGGTGCGGTTACCGTTTCTCAAGTCGGTCCCCGAGGACTTCCTCGGAGATTCACTCCGAGGAGCCACCGCGTCACTGGCACGTCTGACCCGGAAACTACGCGAAAACGAGGCGGTAAAATGCGAATATAATGCGTTCATCCGCGAGTATGAGTCGCTCGGCCACATGAACCGTCTCGATGGCGTCGACCGTTCCAGGAATTACATTCCACATCGCGCCGTTCTCCGAGAGGAAAGCTTGACTACAAAGCTCCGAGTCGTTTTTAATGCGTCGAGCCAAACGTCTAGCGGATACTCCTTAAACGACATCCTACTTACTGGTCCGAAGTTACAGTTAGATATCACTCACATCTTATTAGCGTGGCGAATCCACAAATATGTTCTAGTGGCGGACATTGAGAAAATGTTCCGTCAAATTCTCATCCACCCACAAGATCGCAAATATCAATGCATCTTGTGGAGAAGCGAATCTACCGGTAATCTCGAGACGTTCGAATTGAATACGGTAACCTACGGAACCGCCTGCGCCCCGTACCTCTCGATGCGCGTTATACAAGAAGTAAACAAGTTGGAAGGTTCGGAATAccccctcgcgtccccgattcttcgCAACAGTGTTTATGTCGACGACGTATTCATGGGCGCGCCGGACAAACAGCTGCTCGAACAGACTAGAATACAAGTCTGTCAGCTGTTGTCTCGAGGCGGATTCAATCTGCGAAATTGGGCGGGCAACGATGCCGAATCCCTGCGAAATATTCCCGCAGCCACACATTCACACGCGGTGGATCTGCGAATATTCAATGCTTCGGAACTCAAAGTCCTCGGAATCAGGTGGATCCCCTCGGACGACACGTTCTATTTTGACTTACAAAAACTGGCGGTCAGAAAGGAGAAGATGAGCAAGCGCGAATTGCTCTCGGAGATTGCGACGTTGTTCGACCCTCTAGGATGGTTGTCTCCAATTGTTGTTCGAGCCAAAATCTTGATGCAGCAACAATGGCTCGAACGAATCAGCTGGGATGACTGCGTATCGGACGACACCCGCGAAACCTGGAACCTCTTCTGTATGGACTGGCGTGCTTTAACCGCAATGAGGGTCCCGCGGTGGATCCAGTACGCCCCTGACTCACTCGAAATCCAACTACATGGATTCAGCGACGCATCTCGTGCCGCCTTTTCATGCGCGATTTACGCCCGCGTAACGTCGCTCACCGGCGAAACGCATACCACGCTGCTCACAGCTAAATCGCGAGTAGCTCCAATAAAAACTGTCTCTATCCCTATCCTCGAGTTAAACGGAGCCGTCATGCTAACTGAATTGGCCGCTCACGTGACCCACTCGATCGGGATACCGGTAACGAAGACAGTTTGCTGGACGGACTCCACGATTGTCCTCGCATGGTTGCGGAAACACCCAGCAGCTTGGAAGACCATGGTGGCCAACAGGACGTCCAAGATCCACTCCACACTGCCGAATGCCGTCTGGAGACACGTGCCGACGCACTACAATCCTGCAGACCTGAATTCGCGTGGTGTAAGTGCAGAAGCACTGCTGTCATCGACGCTGTGGATCGAGGGTCCATCGTGGTTGAAGAGGGACGAAGAAGACTGGCCCGTTCAGCAGACCTACGAAACGGAGgaggaaaaatgtaaaaccgCCGTACATAATACGGTCACAATCAAAGATTGGGATGCTCTGTCTCGCTTCTCTAGCTGGCAACGCCTAATCCGCGTATTCTGTCACGTGCGGCGATTTATAAACACGGTGCGAAAGCAAACAAGCACCGCGCCCCCCTCGTTCCTCACCGTCTCGGAGCTACGCGATTCGGAAATAACAATActgcgaataatccaacgcagctCGTTCGCAACCGAAATCGCCGCGTTCGCGCGGAACAAACCGTTGACCAGTGGCTCGTCGCTTTTGCCGCTCAGCCCTTTCATCGACCAATGCGGAGTCGTACGCGTAGGCGGGAGGCTCAGAAACTCCTTTCTGCCTTGGGAAACGAAGCACCCCGCGATATTGCCGAAACATCACGTTTCCGACCTCATTATTCGGGAATCGCATCTTCTCTCCTTGCATGGCGGAAATCAAATCACGACGTACACAACAAGACAAAAATATTGGATCCTAGGGTTGCGTAATTCGGTCCGTCGCGTGATTCATAAGTGCGTCAAATGCGCGCGTTGGCGGGCGGAAACTGCAACGCAGGTAATGCAAGACCTCGTGACGTCACGTTGCCGTCCGTCCCCTCCATTCTCTCACATTGGAGTCGATTACGCCGGTCCCTACCAAGTACGAGACGCACCCGGGCGCGGAAAGCGaacttataaaaaatacattgcagtATTTATCTGTTTTGCTACTCACGCGGTCCATTTAGAGTTGGTTGATGATTGCTCCACGGCTGCCTTCCTCGCAGCCTTCGACCGCTTCACGTCCAGACGTGGTGTTCCTCAGACGATCACTAGCGACAATGGCACGAATTTCGTAGGCGCGTCCAACGAACTCGCTCGACACTTCGTCGAAGTCACAAATTCGCcggaattgaaaaatcgatgctCCACTCTTCTTATTCAGTGGAAGTTCTATCCCCCGGGCGCTCCTCATCACGGAGGAATGCAGGAAGCCGCAGTCCGGTCAACCAAGCATCATCTTCGTCGTATCATGGGGTCGTTCGCGTCAACCTCCGAAGAGATGTCCACACTGCTTTGCAAGGTGGAAGCCACGTTAAACTCGCGTCCGATTACTCGGGTGCGCGACGACCCAGAGTGTCTTGAAATCCTTACGCCAGGGCACTTTTTAACCGGTAGTCCGCTGATTTCACGTCCGGTTCCTCCCGTGATTGACGAGCCGACAACGCACTTATCACGATGGCAACAAGTGCAAAAATTCCACGAACTGCTGTGGCGCGTATGGTCCCGCGAGTACTTGCAGGAACTGCAGTCGCGGTACAAATGGCAAACTGAACAAAAGGATCTGACTGTAGGAGCGGTAGTCCTCTTGGACAACCCCCTACTACCTCCTAACAAATGGGAATTAGGGAGGGTCGTAAAAACGTTCCCAGGTAAAGACGGCCACGTACGAGTGGTGGAGGTTAAGACCGCGTCCTCAACATATAAACGACCCATCACTCGTGTCTGCCAGTTACCAGTAAACAACTGA